The DNA window GGCCCTGAACCGCGCGGACGGCGATCAGCACCCCGGCGGTCGGCGCCAGCGCGCACGCCGCGGACGCCACCGCGAAGCCCGCCAGCGACACGAGGAAGACCCGGCGGCGGCCGTAGTCGTCGCCGAGCCGGCCACCGGTGATCAGGCCGGACCCCAGGGCCAGGGTGTAGGCCGCGAGCATCCACTGCAGTTGCGCCTCGGAAGCGCCCAGGTCCCGGGCGATGTCCGGGGCCGCGACGGTGACGATGGTGACGTCGAGCAGGTCCATGAACGAGGCGAACAGCACCACGAGCAACGCCAGGGAGGCGGCACGCCCGGCCACGCGCGGCGGATCGGGGGAGTCCACCCGGGGAAGATTCTGCTGCGAAGAGGTCATGACGGCACTCTCGCAGCGGTAGCGGACACCGACTGACCGCTACTTCTGACAGCCTCGCATCATGGCCGACACGTCCGCGCGAATCCTGCGCCTGCTGTCCCTGCTCCAAGCGCGCATCGAATGGGCCGGACCCGACCTCGCCGAGCGGCTCGGCGTGTCGCCGCGGACCCTGCGCCGCGACGTGGACACCCTGCGCGAGCTCGGCTATCCCGTCGACGCGGTCAAAGGCCCCGGCGGCGGTTACCGGCTCGGCGCCGGCGGGAAGCTGCCACCCCTGGTGCTCGACGACGACCAGGCCATCGCCATCGCCCTGGCCCTGCAGACCGCCCCGGCGACCGTGACCGGCATCGACGACGCCGTCACGCGCGCTCTCACCACCCTGCGGCAGGTCATGCCCGCGCGGTTACGGGCGGCCAGCGAGGCGTTCGAGGTCACCAGCCTGCGCAACTACTGGGAGTTCTCGGCGCCGCCGATCGACGTCGCCACCCTGCAGGCCGTCGGCTCGGCGATCCGCACCCGACGCACGCTGAGCTTCGACTACGCGGACGACCAGCCCGGTTTCCGGCCGCCGACCGAGGTCGAACCACACCACCTCGTCGTCTGGGCCGGCCGGTGGTACCTCATCGCCCGGGACCGCGCTCGCCACCACTGGCGGACGTACCGCGTCGACCGCGTCCGTCCCCGGATGCCCACCGGGGTGCTCTTCACCCCGCAGCCCCTCACCCGCGACGATTTGACCAGGCTCGTGGTCCAGAACCCCGACCGCGGCGACACCCCCGGCCGATGGCAGTGCGTCGGCACCGCGACACTGCACCTGCCCGCCGACGTGGTGGCGCGCTGGGCGCCCGGCGGATCCGTCGTCACCCCCGCCGGCCCGGACCGATGCCGGCTGACGATCGGCGGCTGGTCCTGGGCCGGCGTCGCCGGGCTGTTCATCACCTTCGACACCGACCTCGACGACGTGACGCCACCGGCGCTCGCCGACGCCTTCGCCGCCATCCACCACCGGCTCCGGCCGGTGAACGAAGATGGACGGGGTGAGAATCAGATCGGCGACCGTGGATGACGCGGACATGCTTGCCGTCGTCCAGACACGGACCTCGCAGCAGGCGTACCGCGGGGTGATGCCCGACCACCACCTGGCCCGCCTCGATCCCGCCCGGCGCAGCCGGGTCTGGCGGCAGCTGATCGAGTCCGACGTGTTCCCCGCCGGGACGCTCGTGCTGGAACACGAGAGCGACGGCGTGGCCGGGTTCATCAACGTCGCCGCGCACCCCGATGGGGTGGGCGAGGTTCGCGCCGTCTACGTGCTGCCGGAGCACTGGGGGAGCGGCGCCGGCCGGCTGCTGATGGCGGCGGGCCTGCAGCGGCTCGCCGACGCCGGATACCGGGAGGTGGTCCTGTGGGTGCTCGAGGCCAACGAGCGGGCCCGGCGCTTCTACCAGGCCGGCGGCTGGTTCGCCGACGGCGCCACGAAGACCGACGACTCCCGGGGCACGCCCCTGGTCGCCGTCCGCTACCGCTACCGGCAACCGTGAGCACGCGGCGGCCTCCCGCCCTCAGCGCCGACTGTGACGTAACGTCACAGTCGACTGTCGTCCGGACCGGCGGGAGAGCCGATGAGAAGCCTGGTGATCACCGCGCCGTTCC is part of the Actinoplanes missouriensis 431 genome and encodes:
- a CDS encoding GNAT family N-acetyltransferase, whose amino-acid sequence is MRIRSATVDDADMLAVVQTRTSQQAYRGVMPDHHLARLDPARRSRVWRQLIESDVFPAGTLVLEHESDGVAGFINVAAHPDGVGEVRAVYVLPEHWGSGAGRLLMAAGLQRLADAGYREVVLWVLEANERARRFYQAGGWFADGATKTDDSRGTPLVAVRYRYRQP
- a CDS encoding helix-turn-helix transcriptional regulator, with the translated sequence MADTSARILRLLSLLQARIEWAGPDLAERLGVSPRTLRRDVDTLRELGYPVDAVKGPGGGYRLGAGGKLPPLVLDDDQAIAIALALQTAPATVTGIDDAVTRALTTLRQVMPARLRAASEAFEVTSLRNYWEFSAPPIDVATLQAVGSAIRTRRTLSFDYADDQPGFRPPTEVEPHHLVVWAGRWYLIARDRARHHWRTYRVDRVRPRMPTGVLFTPQPLTRDDLTRLVVQNPDRGDTPGRWQCVGTATLHLPADVVARWAPGGSVVTPAGPDRCRLTIGGWSWAGVAGLFITFDTDLDDVTPPALADAFAAIHHRLRPVNEDGRGENQIGDRG